A single region of the Biomaibacter acetigenes genome encodes:
- the sleB gene encoding spore cortex-lytic enzyme gives MRKTVAKVLLIFVLLSTLTPVAMAASLGDRTLMMGSTGDDVAQLQQQLNTLGFWAGFVDGIFGPKTEAAVKRFQSSRGLWADGIAGPQTFRALNVHSSYRGTTGRFSQRDIELLARLVYAEARGEPYTGQVAVAATVLNRLKDPKYPKTIPGIIFQVVDGYYQYSPVENGQIYLTPDETARRAVMDAIAGYDPTGGATTFFNPGKTNDQWVRSRTYITTIGNHVFFTIE, from the coding sequence ATGAGAAAAACTGTTGCAAAGGTTTTACTGATTTTTGTGTTGTTATCAACACTTACACCAGTTGCCATGGCTGCCAGCCTCGGAGATCGAACACTAATGATGGGCTCAACAGGAGATGATGTTGCCCAACTACAGCAACAACTAAATACACTAGGATTTTGGGCAGGTTTTGTTGATGGGATTTTCGGGCCTAAGACAGAAGCCGCCGTTAAAAGGTTTCAGAGTTCTAGAGGTTTGTGGGCTGACGGGATTGCAGGGCCCCAGACATTTAGAGCATTGAACGTTCATTCTTCATACCGAGGAACCACGGGAAGGTTTTCTCAAAGGGATATCGAACTTCTGGCAAGGCTGGTTTATGCTGAAGCCAGAGGCGAGCCGTATACAGGTCAAGTAGCGGTGGCTGCAACGGTATTGAACAGGCTCAAAGACCCAAAATATCCAAAGACAATACCGGGAATAATTTTTCAAGTAGTAGATGGTTACTATCAATACAGCCCGGTAGAAAACGGTCAAATTTACCTGACACCTGATGAGACTGCGAGAAGAGCTGTTATGGATGCCATAGCTGGATATGACCCTACAGGAGGAGCTACTACGTTTTTCAACCCCGGTAAAACCAATGATCAATGGGTGAGATCCAGGACATATATTACCACTATTGGCAACCATGTATTTTTCACGATAGAATAG
- a CDS encoding geranylgeranyl reductase family protein yields MTYDAVIVGAGPSGAFCALNLAQKGFKVLIIDRCRFPREKVCGGLISQKSMNILGYDFLKSGINFNSINCICLRGESEEISMESKIPLGIVVKRKDFDQFLINRAIEAGAVFIDNCIFENCVLESGGYKIQTARGVFYADYLIGADGYYSKVARVSNIRNQWAWWERGIALSVQVPDKYIIQRRDNAVEFYFPDILAGLGWCFPGKGYCNVGVGGTAIDSKRIIGAFEHLLEWKIKDKTILSNLKFKAAFLPAGGRFRKISDRHIFLLGDAAGFVDAFSGEGIYYALRSAEILADVINQNKDGREYEKRCYETFLGEFRLSAFLSIYFGNKKNVFQKGLQDRFLKAFYMIMTQTPESMCYKKILHYLTTGGFSFDVPFLWLKRLILD; encoded by the coding sequence TTGACATACGATGCTGTTATCGTAGGCGCCGGGCCTTCCGGAGCTTTTTGCGCATTGAATCTAGCCCAAAAAGGGTTTAAAGTACTTATTATAGACAGATGTCGTTTTCCCAGGGAAAAAGTATGCGGTGGTTTAATTTCTCAAAAGTCCATGAATATACTCGGATATGATTTTTTAAAAAGTGGTATAAATTTTAATAGTATAAATTGTATATGCTTGCGGGGAGAAAGTGAGGAAATATCCATGGAAAGCAAAATACCCCTTGGTATCGTCGTAAAACGTAAAGACTTTGACCAATTTTTAATTAACAGAGCAATTGAAGCCGGTGCTGTATTTATAGATAATTGCATATTTGAAAACTGTGTATTGGAATCCGGCGGTTATAAAATTCAAACCGCAAGAGGCGTTTTTTATGCAGATTATCTAATAGGAGCTGATGGATATTACAGTAAAGTCGCCAGAGTATCAAATATTAGGAATCAATGGGCCTGGTGGGAACGGGGTATTGCATTATCCGTCCAGGTACCGGATAAATACATAATACAAAGAAGAGATAACGCTGTAGAATTTTATTTCCCCGATATCCTGGCTGGCCTTGGATGGTGCTTCCCAGGGAAAGGCTATTGTAATGTGGGTGTTGGAGGAACCGCCATCGATAGTAAGCGGATAATAGGCGCTTTTGAACATTTGCTGGAGTGGAAAATAAAAGATAAAACAATTTTATCAAATTTGAAATTTAAAGCAGCATTTTTGCCTGCCGGAGGCCGTTTTAGAAAAATATCTGACAGGCATATTTTTTTGCTGGGTGATGCGGCAGGTTTTGTGGACGCTTTTTCCGGGGAAGGTATTTATTATGCCTTGAGGAGTGCGGAAATACTGGCAGATGTGATAAATCAAAATAAAGATGGCAGGGAATATGAAAAAAGATGTTATGAAACTTTTTTGGGTGAATTTAGATTGTCGGCTTTTTTGAGTATATATTTTGGAAATAAGAAGAATGTATTTCAAAAAGGACTGCAGGATAGATTTTTAAAAGCGTTTTACATGATTATGACCCAAACGCCGGAAAGTATGTGCTATAAAAAAATATTGCATTACCTCACAACTGGAGGTTTCTCCTTTGATGTTCCTTTTTTATGGTTAAAAAGGTTAATACTAGATTAA
- a CDS encoding MBL fold metallo-hydrolase RNA specificity domain-containing protein, which yields MHGEEIAVKAKIYNVEGFSAHADQPALLKWVGSFKKLPRKVFLVHGEIEGIERLKGLLEKNLSLDVIVPDWQQSFELAAEKQVSTPKKLTDRDLELLYNTVINKLNQVYKSEIEKSDLELLYDKLKNIEKAI from the coding sequence ATACATGGAGAGGAAATTGCTGTAAAAGCAAAAATATATAATGTTGAAGGATTTTCCGCCCATGCTGACCAGCCGGCTTTGTTAAAATGGGTGGGTTCCTTTAAAAAACTTCCCCGAAAAGTATTCTTGGTTCATGGTGAAATTGAAGGTATTGAAAGACTTAAAGGACTGCTTGAAAAAAACTTAAGTCTGGATGTAATTGTTCCGGATTGGCAGCAGAGTTTCGAACTGGCAGCAGAAAAACAAGTATCCACTCCTAAAAAGTTGACCGACAGAGATTTAGAATTACTGTATAATACTGTGATAAATAAATTAAACCAGGTATATAAATCAGAAATAGAAAAGAGCGATCTCGAATTACTTTATGATAAACTTAAAAATATTGAAAAAGCTATATAG
- a CDS encoding MBL fold metallo-hydrolase: MKLTFYGACKTVTGSCYLIETEDTKLLIDCGMYQGPKELKERNYRDFLFNPAEIDYVVLTHAHIDHSGLLPKLMKKGFKGPIITTKATMDLCSIMLPDSGHIQELEIERKNRKLLRAGKQILEPIYDHLDASKVMLQFKGLDYELVTELSPTVSIRLQDAGHILGSAIVEMWIKQNEKKIKLVFSGDLGNYNQPIVKDPTNIDDADYLIMESTYGNRIHENKGDKKEILLKIIEETFERGGNLIIPAFAVERTQDILYYLGILEKEGRLPDCDIYIDSPLAISASEIFKTSVQYYDEETKKAYETLGQSPIILKKLKMARTQEESMRLNEVRGRTIIISASGMCEAGRIKHHLKHNLWRPESSVLFVGFQAEGTLGRQIIEGQKTVRYMERKLL; encoded by the coding sequence ATGAAACTGACATTTTACGGAGCTTGCAAAACGGTTACAGGTTCATGTTACCTGATAGAGACTGAAGATACAAAATTGTTGATAGATTGTGGAATGTATCAGGGACCAAAAGAATTAAAAGAAAGAAACTATAGGGATTTTTTATTTAATCCTGCTGAAATAGATTATGTGGTTCTAACGCATGCACACATCGATCACAGTGGATTACTGCCAAAGCTTATGAAAAAAGGATTTAAGGGGCCTATAATAACTACTAAGGCAACAATGGACTTATGTTCGATAATGTTACCGGATAGTGGCCATATACAAGAACTGGAAATAGAAAGAAAAAATAGAAAGCTGCTAAGAGCCGGAAAACAAATTTTGGAACCTATTTATGACCACCTGGATGCAAGCAAGGTGATGCTACAATTTAAAGGATTGGATTACGAACTGGTTACAGAATTATCGCCCACAGTATCGATAAGATTGCAGGATGCCGGACATATACTGGGTTCTGCCATTGTTGAAATGTGGATAAAGCAGAATGAAAAGAAAATTAAGCTTGTTTTTTCGGGAGATCTGGGGAACTATAATCAACCAATTGTAAAAGACCCCACCAATATAGATGATGCGGATTACCTAATAATGGAATCAACCTATGGAAACAGAATTCACGAAAACAAAGGAGATAAAAAGGAAATTTTACTAAAAATCATTGAAGAAACTTTTGAGAGGGGAGGAAATCTCATTATTCCTGCCTTTGCAGTTGAAAGGACCCAGGATATTTTATATTATCTCGGGATTCTGGAAAAGGAAGGAAGGTTGCCGGATTGTGATATATACATTGACAGCCCGCTGGCAATATCAGCCAGTGAGATATTCAAAACAAGCGTTCAATATTATGATGAAGAAACAAAAAAAGCATATGAAACATTAGGGCAATCGCCAATAATATTAAAAAAGCTCAAAATGGCCAGAACTCAGGAAGAGTCTATGAGATTAAACGAAGTCAGAGGACGTACAATAATCATTTCGGCCAGCGGCATGTGCGAAGCAGGAAGGATAAAACACCATTTAAAACACAACCTTTGGAGGCCTGAATCTTCCGTATTATTTGTAGGTTTTCAAGCTGAAGGTACTCTCGGCCGACAGATAATAGAAGGTCAAAAGACAGTAAGATACATGGAGAGGAAATTGCTGTAA
- the yunB gene encoding sporulation protein YunB: MFRKRFYLRYKRYGLINLYAIMITLIFISLGIFIFIEKQLSPSIFAIAEARARILATEAINRAVKDKITNNIQYKDLITIHKNASGQITLIQVNTIEINRLETETTLEVVKTLQDITMDGIKIPLGMITGSKILANFGPAIKVSLYPVGTVYVNTTEAFEEAGINQTRHRIMLDINAEIKIVQPFLSSNMVVKTDVPIAETIIVGNVPQAILDFK; this comes from the coding sequence GTGTTTAGAAAAAGATTTTACTTACGTTATAAACGATATGGTTTGATAAATCTCTATGCAATAATGATTACACTTATTTTTATTTCTTTAGGTATTTTTATATTTATTGAAAAACAACTATCCCCTAGTATCTTTGCCATAGCGGAAGCGAGGGCTAGAATACTTGCAACAGAGGCAATTAATAGAGCTGTAAAGGATAAAATAACTAATAATATACAGTATAAAGACCTCATTACCATTCATAAAAATGCCAGCGGCCAGATAACTTTAATCCAGGTGAATACCATTGAAATAAACCGTTTGGAAACGGAAACCACCCTTGAAGTAGTAAAAACACTTCAAGACATAACAATGGATGGAATAAAAATTCCGCTGGGTATGATAACAGGCAGCAAAATTCTGGCTAATTTTGGCCCCGCGATAAAAGTGTCGTTATACCCCGTAGGAACAGTTTACGTTAATACCACCGAGGCTTTTGAGGAGGCGGGAATAAATCAGACAAGACACCGTATTATGCTTGACATCAATGCTGAAATAAAAATCGTGCAGCCTTTTTTAAGTTCAAATATGGTTGTAAAGACTGATGTTCCCATTGCCGAAACCATCATAGTCGGAAATGTTCCGCAGGCAATTCTTGATTTCAAATAG
- a CDS encoding transglycosylase domain-containing protein, protein MAKHKLKIFSFRNIMLTILAILFVGFGAGLGLFFSYIKDAPAFDPNKLKPSETSFVYDKDGKEIAELHGEQNRIPVSIDKVPDSLKNAFIAIEDQYFYQHKGINVRSILGALWADIMHGSYHRGASTITQQLVKNAFLSPEKTPKRKAQEAWLAIQLERHYTKNKILEFYLNQIYFGHSAYGVESAAEIYFGKSVDQLDLAESAMLAGIPKSPSIYSPYLNFDKAKERQEIVLNAMVERNFITREQAEMAKKEKIKLVGLKNAKADYKAPFFTDYVIQELAAQLQKEFGITEDEAYNKIYNEGLKIYTTVDMKIQETAEKALSDPKNYPYSKEDKNGVPQPQAAAVVIDPHTGYIKAMVGGREHQQKLGFNRASQAFRQPGSAFKPIAVYTAAIDMGYTAATVIDDSPVSYPSGSGKAWTPENYTNDYKGLTTIRTAITNSVNVVAVKVLKNIGIDRGIEYAQKLGIKDLVLSGRKNDRQLTIALGGLTKGVTPLELASAYGTLANQGVHIEPVAILKVIDKNGRTLIENKPDQWSAVSKQVAFIVTDMLRSVVIEGTGKRLASLPFPVAGKTGTTSDSKDVWFVGYTPQLVAAVWMGHDEPTPMSHVAGGYQPALMWKQIMTVAQKDLPVQNFSKPDGIVGPINVCVDSGKIPTELCYKDPRVQGSGENIL, encoded by the coding sequence ATGGCTAAACATAAACTGAAAATATTTTCTTTTAGGAACATAATGCTTACTATTCTTGCTATATTGTTTGTTGGCTTTGGGGCAGGCCTGGGTTTGTTCTTTTCCTATATAAAAGATGCCCCTGCATTTGATCCAAATAAGTTAAAACCCAGTGAAACATCTTTTGTCTACGATAAAGACGGCAAAGAAATTGCAGAACTTCACGGAGAACAAAATAGGATTCCGGTAAGCATTGACAAGGTTCCCGATTCTTTAAAAAATGCCTTTATTGCCATTGAAGACCAGTATTTCTACCAGCATAAAGGTATTAATGTTCGCTCCATTCTTGGGGCTTTATGGGCAGATATTATGCATGGTAGCTATCACCGGGGCGCCAGTACCATAACCCAACAGTTGGTAAAGAATGCTTTTCTGAGTCCTGAAAAAACCCCTAAACGCAAGGCTCAGGAGGCATGGCTTGCTATACAATTAGAAAGACACTACACCAAAAATAAAATACTGGAATTCTATTTAAATCAAATATATTTTGGCCATTCAGCCTACGGGGTAGAATCGGCCGCAGAGATTTATTTTGGAAAAAGTGTCGACCAATTAGACCTGGCAGAATCTGCAATGCTGGCGGGTATCCCAAAAAGTCCTTCCATCTATTCTCCGTATTTGAATTTTGATAAGGCCAAAGAACGCCAGGAGATAGTGCTGAACGCCATGGTAGAACGAAACTTTATAACCCGCGAACAAGCCGAAATGGCCAAAAAGGAAAAAATTAAACTGGTAGGACTAAAAAATGCAAAAGCCGATTACAAAGCTCCTTTTTTTACAGACTATGTAATACAGGAACTGGCAGCGCAATTGCAGAAGGAATTCGGTATAACTGAAGATGAGGCTTATAATAAAATTTATAATGAGGGCTTGAAGATATACACCACCGTTGATATGAAGATACAGGAAACGGCAGAGAAAGCATTGTCGGACCCCAAAAATTATCCCTATTCCAAAGAGGATAAGAATGGAGTTCCTCAACCTCAAGCCGCAGCCGTTGTCATAGACCCTCATACCGGATATATTAAGGCAATGGTCGGTGGAAGGGAACATCAGCAGAAACTCGGCTTCAATAGGGCTTCCCAGGCATTCAGGCAGCCCGGTTCTGCTTTTAAACCCATTGCAGTATATACCGCAGCCATAGACATGGGTTATACCGCTGCCACCGTAATTGATGATTCTCCGGTTTCTTACCCCTCCGGTTCTGGAAAAGCGTGGACCCCCGAAAACTATACCAATGATTACAAAGGTTTAACAACCATTAGAACAGCCATTACCAACTCCGTCAATGTGGTGGCCGTTAAGGTTTTAAAAAATATCGGTATAGACAGAGGCATAGAATATGCCCAAAAGCTTGGTATTAAAGACCTTGTACTATCCGGAAGAAAAAATGACCGCCAGTTGACCATTGCCCTAGGAGGCCTGACTAAAGGAGTAACGCCGCTGGAGCTGGCTTCAGCTTATGGGACTTTAGCCAATCAAGGTGTTCATATCGAGCCCGTGGCTATATTGAAAGTTATTGATAAAAACGGCAGGACATTGATTGAAAATAAGCCAGACCAGTGGTCTGCCGTAAGCAAACAGGTGGCCTTTATTGTCACTGATATGCTGAGAAGCGTTGTGATCGAAGGGACGGGTAAAAGGCTTGCAAGTTTACCATTCCCGGTGGCCGGGAAAACCGGTACTACCTCTGACAGCAAGGATGTATGGTTTGTGGGATATACTCCACAGCTTGTAGCAGCGGTCTGGATGGGACATGACGAACCTACACCCATGTCTCACGTGGCAGGAGGCTATCAACCTGCTCTTATGTGGAAACAGATCATGACCGTAGCCCAAAAGGACCTGCCGGTTCAAAACTTCTCAAAACCCGATGGAATCGTGGGACCAATAAATGTCTGTGTGGATTCAGGAAAGATCCCCACCGAACTATGCTATAAAGACCCGCGGGTCCAAGGGTCCGGGGAGAATATTTTATAA
- a CDS encoding DUF523 domain-containing protein codes for MYLISACLAGMNCKYNGDNNYHEVFEKLVKENKAVPLCPEQVGGLSTPRTPAEIQGGDGLDVIKGKARVVTSEGKDVTCSFLTGAKEALKLARIIGAKKAILKSKSPSCGCCEIYDGSFKGVLKEGMGVTAAYLFQNGIRVIDSDEFLKSK; via the coding sequence ATGTATTTGATAAGCGCATGTCTTGCCGGAATGAACTGTAAATATAATGGCGATAATAATTACCACGAGGTTTTTGAAAAACTTGTAAAGGAAAATAAAGCAGTACCCTTATGTCCCGAACAGGTCGGGGGTTTATCGACCCCAAGAACTCCAGCCGAAATCCAGGGGGGAGATGGGCTGGATGTAATCAAAGGTAAAGCAAGAGTGGTGACATCCGAAGGAAAGGATGTAACCTGTAGCTTTCTGACCGGCGCAAAGGAAGCTCTTAAACTCGCGAGGATAATAGGTGCCAAAAAGGCGATTTTAAAATCCAAGAGTCCATCTTGCGGATGCTGTGAAATTTATGATGGAAGTTTCAAAGGGGTATTAAAAGAAGGAATGGGTGTTACTGCCGCTTATTTATTCCAAAATGGCATCCGTGTGATAGACTCCGATGAGTTTTTAAAAAGCAAGTAA
- a CDS encoding endonuclease MutS2 — translation MNNRVETVLEFDKIKKILSEYALSPMAKQLIYDLEPSSDELQVKKLQQETSEGVNILKSGIHMPLEGLRDIRNSLRLAKLGSVLSPKDLLDIASTMRASRLIKALWSEKKPEHCSILDEIIQGLHSFQSIEEKIERAILSEDEIADSASQKLTAIRRQKRVLTQRIREKLESIVNSPQYQKVLQEPIVTVRKDRYVIPVKLEFKGSIPGVVHDQSSSGSTLYIEPMPVLQMNNELRQLETEEKKEIERILREFTLKIQENHDFLSDTLNGLINLDFIMAKAGYSVDIKGVEPLFNTRGYINIIKGRHPLLKGKVVPIDIFLGDKFSILVITGPNTGGKTVSLKTVGLMALMSQSGLHVPAEEGTQLAVFDEVFADIGDEQSIEQSLSTFSSHLKNIKKIVEKASNNCLVLLDELGAGTDPTEGAALAMAILTYFYEKGSRVIATTHYSELKAFAYSTEGIENASVEFDVRTLSPTYRLTIGIPGKSNAFEIAQRLGLKQGIIDSARGLLAAENLKMEELLRHIEQEKNKAEEEKEELNSLRRQYLKKLEKLEEEREKVRQQHEKILEKAREKARTMLEKVESEAEQIIARLKEVDEKDTKQIRDKAIETTRAWLREAGKSLKGSEGQILETVHQKPDEPLKPGEKVKIAGLNQEGHIISIDEVTKTAQLQVGIMKINVPLKSLIKIFEEKFTGQRSRYTSIAMEKARNVSNQIDLRGLTLDEALLKVDKYLDDAYLAGMSSVYLIHGKGTGVLRQGIQDMLRKKSEVKHFRPGNMDEGGLGVTVVEFK, via the coding sequence ATGAATAACAGAGTAGAAACCGTTCTTGAATTTGATAAAATAAAAAAGATTTTAAGTGAATACGCCCTTTCGCCCATGGCGAAGCAGCTTATTTATGACCTGGAACCTAGCAGCGATGAACTGCAGGTAAAAAAGTTGCAACAGGAAACCAGTGAAGGAGTTAATATACTGAAAAGCGGTATTCATATGCCATTGGAAGGACTAAGGGATATCAGAAATTCTCTTCGGCTTGCAAAGTTGGGTTCAGTACTTTCCCCAAAGGACCTGCTGGACATTGCATCCACCATGCGGGCTTCCCGGCTCATAAAAGCCCTGTGGTCCGAGAAAAAACCCGAGCACTGCAGTATACTTGATGAAATTATACAGGGCCTTCATTCATTTCAATCTATTGAAGAAAAAATCGAAAGAGCAATATTAAGCGAGGATGAAATTGCTGATAGTGCCAGCCAGAAACTCACAGCCATAAGAAGGCAAAAAAGAGTTTTGACCCAGAGGATAAGGGAAAAATTGGAGAGTATTGTAAATTCCCCCCAGTATCAAAAAGTGTTGCAGGAACCCATAGTCACCGTACGAAAAGATAGATATGTAATTCCTGTAAAACTGGAATTCAAGGGTTCCATTCCCGGTGTGGTCCATGACCAATCTTCCAGCGGTTCAACTTTATACATCGAACCCATGCCGGTTTTGCAGATGAATAATGAGCTCAGACAATTGGAAACCGAAGAGAAAAAAGAAATAGAAAGGATTCTACGGGAGTTTACCTTAAAGATACAGGAGAATCATGATTTTTTGTCCGATACTTTAAATGGGCTTATTAATCTGGACTTCATCATGGCTAAGGCCGGTTACAGTGTGGACATCAAGGGAGTGGAGCCGCTATTTAATACTAGAGGTTATATCAATATAATTAAAGGAAGGCATCCATTATTAAAGGGGAAAGTAGTTCCTATCGATATATTTTTAGGAGATAAATTTTCCATTCTGGTAATAACAGGTCCCAATACCGGCGGAAAAACTGTTTCCCTGAAAACCGTGGGCCTTATGGCCTTAATGAGTCAATCGGGTCTTCATGTACCCGCGGAGGAAGGTACCCAGCTGGCGGTATTTGATGAGGTGTTTGCAGATATCGGTGATGAGCAGAGCATTGAACAAAGCTTGAGTACATTTTCATCACATCTTAAAAATATAAAGAAAATCGTAGAAAAAGCCTCAAATAACTGCCTTGTTTTACTTGATGAGCTTGGAGCAGGAACGGACCCTACCGAAGGAGCAGCCCTGGCCATGGCTATTCTGACTTACTTTTATGAAAAGGGCTCGAGGGTCATTGCCACCACCCATTACAGCGAACTTAAGGCCTTCGCATATTCTACGGAGGGAATTGAAAACGCCAGCGTTGAATTTGATGTGAGGACATTAAGTCCCACCTACAGGCTTACCATAGGTATTCCGGGAAAAAGCAACGCCTTTGAAATAGCCCAAAGGCTTGGCCTGAAACAGGGCATTATTGATTCGGCCAGAGGCCTCCTGGCGGCTGAGAATTTAAAAATGGAAGAACTATTAAGGCATATCGAACAGGAAAAAAACAAAGCCGAGGAGGAGAAAGAAGAACTTAATTCCCTCAGGAGGCAGTACTTAAAAAAACTGGAGAAACTAGAAGAAGAGAGAGAGAAGGTCCGACAGCAGCATGAGAAGATTCTGGAAAAAGCGAGAGAAAAAGCCAGAACCATGCTTGAAAAAGTGGAAAGCGAAGCAGAGCAAATAATAGCCCGCCTGAAAGAGGTGGATGAAAAAGACACAAAACAAATCCGCGACAAAGCTATTGAAACCACCAGAGCCTGGCTTCGAGAAGCCGGTAAATCCCTCAAAGGTTCCGAAGGTCAGATACTGGAAACTGTCCATCAAAAACCGGATGAACCCTTGAAACCCGGTGAAAAAGTCAAAATTGCCGGCTTAAACCAGGAAGGTCATATTATTTCCATAGATGAGGTGACAAAAACCGCCCAGCTCCAGGTAGGAATAATGAAAATTAATGTCCCCCTGAAAAGCCTTATAAAAATATTTGAGGAAAAGTTTACGGGTCAAAGGTCAAGGTATACCTCTATTGCCATGGAAAAAGCCAGAAATGTATCAAACCAGATAGACCTAAGGGGATTAACTCTTGATGAAGCCTTGCTCAAAGTGGACAAATATCTGGATGATGCGTATTTAGCCGGCATGTCCAGTGTGTATTTGATTCACGGAAAGGGCACAGGAGTCTTGAGGCAGGGTATTCAGGATATGCTGAGAAAGAAGTCCGAAGTAAAACATTTCAGGCCTGGGAATATGGATGAAGGCGGCCTGGGAGTTACGGTGGTGGAATTCAAATAA